In Fimbriiglobus ruber, a genomic segment contains:
- a CDS encoding heavy metal response regulator transcription factor, with protein sequence MKLLLVEDDPKTVSFLRKGFSENGFEVEAETNGADGLARAAAGGFDLIVLDVMLPKKDGQAVLRDLRAAGVQTPVLFLTARDGIADKVDGLELGADDYLVKPFAFAELLARVRTVLRRGAARPPDVIRIADLEIDLIRHKAARGGELLDLTPKEFLLLALFARRTGEVLSRDLITEHVWDVKFDHDTNVVDVHVRRLRAKADDPFPAKLIHTVRGVGYVLEVRG encoded by the coding sequence ATGAAACTGCTACTCGTGGAAGACGACCCGAAGACCGTTTCGTTCCTGCGAAAAGGGTTCTCGGAGAACGGGTTCGAAGTCGAGGCCGAGACCAACGGCGCGGACGGGCTCGCCCGCGCCGCGGCCGGCGGATTCGACTTGATCGTGCTGGACGTGATGCTCCCGAAAAAGGACGGGCAGGCGGTCCTCCGCGACCTCCGGGCGGCCGGCGTGCAGACGCCGGTCCTCTTCCTGACCGCCCGGGACGGCATCGCCGACAAGGTCGACGGACTCGAACTCGGGGCCGACGACTATCTCGTCAAGCCGTTCGCGTTCGCCGAACTGCTCGCCCGCGTCCGGACCGTACTCCGCCGCGGGGCCGCCCGCCCGCCCGACGTGATCCGCATCGCCGACCTGGAAATCGACCTGATCCGTCACAAGGCGGCCCGCGGCGGCGAACTCCTCGACCTGACGCCGAAGGAGTTTCTGCTCCTCGCGCTCTTCGCCCGCCGGACCGGCGAGGTCCTATCCCGCGACCTCATCACCGAACACGTCTGGGACGTGAAATTCGACCACGACACGAACGTCGTCGACGTCCACGTCCGCCGGCTGCGGGCGAAGGCCGACGACCCGTTCCCCGCCAAGCTGATCCACACCGTCCGGGGGGTCGGCTATGTCCTCGAAGTCCGCGGGTAA
- a CDS encoding PQQ-like beta-propeller repeat protein, protein MRRVLAALTLTLTLPVLAPAADWPQFLGPARDGVSTEKVPVWSSPPKVEWKAPLGDAHSSPVVAGGTVFAFYQPKGKNEDALAAFDAVSGEKRWEKSYPRDKFDPPFGQGPRGTPAVDAGKVYTLGGTGVLACWDAKTGEIDWKVDTLKEFKAKNLFFGVSTSPTVVGNLVVVMVGAKGAGIVAFDKTTGKTAWQATDDPASYASPLTVGTKGAEQLVFLTGNNVRTLTPDGKEVWSFPFKDRLNESSTTPVKTGDLYIASSVTAGSVALSVSGEPAKVTTVWKDPTLTCYFSTPVAVGPHLYMVNGAATLTSPTITLRCVESATGKVLWSKSNVGKYHAAIVRTGDDKLLTLDDTGHLLLLQPDPTGYKELARAKVCGPTWAHPALSNGRVYVRDNKELVCVKVGE, encoded by the coding sequence ATGCGCCGCGTTCTCGCTGCCCTGACTCTGACCCTAACGCTGCCCGTTCTCGCGCCCGCCGCCGATTGGCCCCAGTTCCTGGGGCCGGCGCGGGACGGAGTGTCGACCGAAAAAGTCCCCGTCTGGTCGTCACCGCCGAAGGTCGAATGGAAGGCGCCGCTCGGGGACGCGCATAGCTCGCCCGTCGTGGCTGGCGGCACCGTCTTCGCGTTCTACCAGCCGAAGGGCAAGAACGAGGACGCCCTGGCCGCGTTCGACGCGGTATCGGGCGAAAAGCGGTGGGAGAAGAGCTACCCGCGGGACAAGTTCGACCCGCCGTTCGGCCAGGGTCCGCGTGGCACCCCGGCGGTCGACGCCGGTAAGGTGTACACCCTCGGCGGCACCGGCGTCCTCGCCTGCTGGGACGCCAAGACTGGCGAGATCGACTGGAAGGTTGACACGCTCAAGGAGTTCAAGGCGAAGAACCTGTTCTTTGGCGTCTCCACTTCGCCCACGGTGGTCGGAAACCTGGTCGTGGTGATGGTCGGGGCGAAGGGCGCCGGCATCGTCGCTTTCGACAAGACCACGGGCAAGACCGCGTGGCAGGCGACCGACGACCCGGCCAGCTACGCCTCCCCGCTGACGGTCGGCACGAAGGGCGCTGAACAGCTCGTGTTCCTCACTGGCAATAACGTCCGCACCCTGACGCCGGACGGGAAAGAGGTTTGGTCGTTCCCGTTCAAAGACCGGCTCAACGAAAGCTCGACCACACCCGTGAAGACGGGCGACCTGTACATCGCGAGTTCGGTCACGGCCGGGAGTGTGGCACTGTCCGTCTCCGGCGAGCCGGCGAAGGTGACGACCGTCTGGAAGGACCCGACCCTGACGTGTTACTTCTCGACCCCGGTCGCGGTCGGTCCGCACCTGTACATGGTCAACGGCGCGGCCACACTGACGAGCCCGACGATCACCCTGCGGTGCGTCGAATCCGCGACGGGCAAGGTGCTGTGGTCCAAGTCGAACGTCGGCAAGTACCACGCCGCCATTGTCCGCACGGGCGACGACAAGCTGCTCACCCTCGACGACACCGGCCACCTTCTCTTACTCCAACCCGACCCGACCGGGTACAAGGAACTCGCCCGCGCGAAGGTCTGCGGCCCGACCTGGGCACACCCCGCCCTCAGCAACGGCCGGGTGTACGTCCGGGACAACAAGGAGTTGGTCTGCGTGAAGGTCGGGGAGTAG